The following DNA comes from Candidatus Methylomirabilota bacterium.
CCCAAGATGTTTGCTCGCGCAATTGTCCGGCGGCGCTTAAAGCCAGTGTTGCGTAAAGAACAACTGACGCTACGCATCGATAGTGACGTGCTTGACTGGTACAGGAAAAAAGGACCAGGCTATCAAACTCGAATCAATGCCCTGTTGCGAGCGTACATGGAAGAACACCAACGAAAAAGCGCTTAACC
Coding sequences within:
- a CDS encoding BrnA antitoxin family protein, whose translation is MKQSTITKKSHTDWKRVDALKDAEIDLSDTPELTPKMFARAIVRRRLKPVLRKEQLTLRIDSDVLDWYRKKGPGYQTRINALLRAYMEEHQRKSA